The following DNA comes from Spirulina major PCC 6313.
GACTCAAACGCTGGGAATCCCCCCGCCGTCGCGGTCGGAATCATAAAGGCAGCGGCGGATCAGCCCGACAACGACAGATCAAAAAACAACATAAGCTTTGGATGAAGCGGCTCAAAGCAAACCGCGACCCCCAAGACCCCCAAGAAGCGCGATCGCGATCGCGCTTCCTTTTTTTTGATCATCGATCATTTAATCCCACAGTGGAGACTACATCTGTTTCACTAGTTTCTAAAATTCTAAATTTATCCCGCTCCGAGACAAGATTCTTTAGATTTTAATTTTTCACTTTAGTTTAGAATGAACAGCCGCGAAAATTACTACTATAATCTGAGATTTAGTATTATCCAATTTGATAAACAATTTGTTATGATGGAGGCTCAGATTATTTCATACGAAAAGCGAGCTTCTCTATGGCCACAGGCACAGTAAAATGGTTTAACGAATCGAAAGGCTTCGGTTTTATCCAATCCGACGATGATAGCACTCAAGTCTTTGTTCATTTTTCCCAAATCAAAAGTACTGGTTTTCGAACCTTAGCAGAAGGGCAGAAGGTTTCCTACGATGTCGTCAGCGCCGCCAAAG
Coding sequences within:
- a CDS encoding cold-shock protein, with product MATGTVKWFNESKGFGFIQSDDDSTQVFVHFSQIKSTGFRTLAEGQKVSYDVVSAAKGPQAENVHII